A DNA window from Mus caroli chromosome 8, CAROLI_EIJ_v1.1, whole genome shotgun sequence contains the following coding sequences:
- the Tacc1 gene encoding transforming acidic coiled-coil-containing protein 1 isoform X5, which translates to MPRATVDSHPVKDVRGKAEHDVSKISVVRPFSIETRNCTDDPVALETAATHGCVPVLPGMALPSTTPEATQDEPVMDRGMGVTLEAFTEASLKTGGPCPEPVASRSKLRKPKPVSLRKKMASEPEMLMEGSPLPKASSPWLPDGLDQNANPSVLRGPGAQRSPLNLKETAGVLSNDTSDSGVELQDGSRDSPLTLEDDFTEDGENVKTRSTLPKQSGRKPSNKLAPSIRKDGVSKPVGVEQPADPTVQDASLAQMSPKLDPSKRGHPNFNSFGSGPILQNSPPLSSKGSHHFDPNNINIDDSVDPCKPTPALTSGVFCPVTGNHVNEILDSPKKAKSRLITTTEQVKFLCFLLSGCKVKKYETQPLDLDACSQDEGAVISKISEIPNRDGHATDEEKLASTSCAQKSAGAGVQGIEKETCQKMEKEELAVHGLLESSSEKAPVSVACGGESPLDGICLSEADKSAVLTLIREEIITKEIEANEWKKKYEETREEVLEMRKIVAEYEKTIAQMIEDEQRTSMSSQKSFQQLTMEKEQALADLNSVERSLSDLFRRYENLKGVLEGFKKNEEALKKCAQDYLARVKQEEQRYQALKVHAEEKLDRANEEIAQVRSKAKAESAALHAGLRKEQMKVESLERALQQKNQEIEELTKICDELIAKLGKTD; encoded by the exons TCAATAGAAACCAGGAATTGCACAGATGACCCTGTGGCTCTTGAGACAGCAGCAACCCATGGCTGTGTCCCTGTGCTCCCAGGCATGGCCTTGCCTTCCACCACACCGGAAGCCACTCAGGATGAGCCAGTGATGGACAGAGGCATGGGGGTTACATTGGAGGCTTTTACAGAAGCCAGTCTGAAGACTGGAGGCCCCTGTCCAGAGCCCGTGGCCAGCAGAAGCAAGCTAAGAAAGCCCAAACCTGTCTCCCTGAGGAAGAAGATGGCCTCTGAACCGGAAATGTTGATGGAGGGTTCACCCCTCCCTAAGGCTTCCTCCCCATGGCTTCCTGATGGCTTGGATCAGAACGCGAATCCTAGTGTGCTGAGAGGCCCGGGGGCCCAGAGATCTCCCCTTAACCTTAAAGAAACAGCTGGTGTTCTCAGTAATGACACCAGTGACTCTGGGGTCGAGCTGCAAGATGGGTCCAGGGACTCACCTCTCACACTTGAGGATGATTTTACAGAAGATGGGGAGAATGTCAAGACCAGGAGCACCCTTCCGAAGCAATCTGGCAGGAAACCCAGTAACAAGCTGGCACCCAGTATACGAAAAGATGGCGTCAGTAAGCCAGTAGGTGTTGAGCAACCTGCAGACCCAACAGTTCAAGATGCCTCTCTCGCCCAGATGTCTCCTAAACTAGATCCAAGTAAACGGGGTCATCCTAACTTTAATTCCTTCGGGAGCGGCCCCATTCTGCAGaactccccacccctctcctccaAAGGCTCCCACCACTTTGACCCAAATAACATTAACATTGATGACTCCGTGGATCCCTGCAAGCCAACCCCAGCTTTGACAAGCGGCGTCTTTTGTCCCGTCACTGGTAATCATGTTAATGAAATCTTAGACTCACCCAAGAAGGCAAAGTCGCGTTTAATAAC GACCACTGAGCAAGTGaaatttctctgttttctgtt GAGCGGCTGCAAAGTGAAGAAATACGAAACTCAGCCTCTCGATTTGGATGCGTGTTCTCAG GATGAAGGAGCCGTGATCTCGAAGATCTCAGAGATTCCTAACAGGGACGGCCACGCGACTGATGAGGAGAAACTGGCCTCCACGTCGTGTGCTCAGAAGTCAGCAGGGGCTGGGGTCCAAG GCATAGAAAAGGAGACATgccagaagatggagaaagaggaactggCGGTGCAT GGACTGCTGGAGTCCTCTTCAGAAAAGGCCCCCGTGTCTGTGGCCTGTGGGGGTGAGAGCCCCCTGGATGGGATCTGCCTCAGCGAAGCAGACAAGAGTGCCGTGCTCACGTTGATCAGAGAAGAG ATAATCACTAAAGAGATCgaagcaaatgaatggaagaaGAAATACGAAGAGACCCGAGAAGAAGTTCTGGAGATGAG gAAAATTGTGGCAGAATATGAAAAGACCATTGCCCAAATGATTG AGGACGAGCAGAGGACAAGCATGAGTTCTCAGAAGAGTTTCCAGCAGCTGACCATGGAGAAGGAGCAGGCGCTGGCGGACCTGAACTCTGTGGAGAGGTCCCTTTCTGATCTCTTCAGGAGATACGAAAACCTGAAAGGCGTGCTAGAAGGATTCAAGAAG AATGAAGAAGCCTTGAAAAAGTGTGCTCAGGACTACTTAGCCAGAGTCAAGCAGGAAGAGCAGCGATACCAGGCCCTGAAGGTTCACGCAGAGGAAAAGCTGGACAG AGCCAACGAGGAGATTGCTCAGGTTCGTTCCAAGGCGAAGGCTGAGAGTGCCGCTCTCCATGCCGGACTCCGGAAGGAGCAGATGAAGGTGGAGTCCTTGGAGAGGGCCCTTCAGCAGAAG AATCAAGAGATTGAGGAGCTGACAAAAATCTGTGACGAGTTGATCGCAAAGCTGGGAAAGACCGACTGA
- the Tacc1 gene encoding transforming acidic coiled-coil-containing protein 1 isoform X8: MDGCEQKKASQCARSGCKVKKYETQPLDLDACSQDEGAVISKISEIPNRDGHATDEEKLASTSCAQKSAGAGVQGIEKETCQKMEKEELAVHGLLESSSEKAPVSVACGGESPLDGICLSEADKSAVLTLIREEIITKEIEANEWKKKYEETREEVLEMRKIVAEYEKTIAQMIEDEQRTSMSSQKSFQQLTMEKEQALADLNSVERSLSDLFRRYENLKGVLEGFKKNEEALKKCAQDYLARVKQEEQRYQALKVHAEEKLDRANEEIAQVRSKAKAESAALHAGLRKEQMKVESLERALQQKNQEIEELTKICDELIAKLGKTD, translated from the exons GAGCGGCTGCAAAGTGAAGAAATACGAAACTCAGCCTCTCGATTTGGATGCGTGTTCTCAG GATGAAGGAGCCGTGATCTCGAAGATCTCAGAGATTCCTAACAGGGACGGCCACGCGACTGATGAGGAGAAACTGGCCTCCACGTCGTGTGCTCAGAAGTCAGCAGGGGCTGGGGTCCAAG GCATAGAAAAGGAGACATgccagaagatggagaaagaggaactggCGGTGCAT GGACTGCTGGAGTCCTCTTCAGAAAAGGCCCCCGTGTCTGTGGCCTGTGGGGGTGAGAGCCCCCTGGATGGGATCTGCCTCAGCGAAGCAGACAAGAGTGCCGTGCTCACGTTGATCAGAGAAGAG ATAATCACTAAAGAGATCgaagcaaatgaatggaagaaGAAATACGAAGAGACCCGAGAAGAAGTTCTGGAGATGAG gAAAATTGTGGCAGAATATGAAAAGACCATTGCCCAAATGATTG AGGACGAGCAGAGGACAAGCATGAGTTCTCAGAAGAGTTTCCAGCAGCTGACCATGGAGAAGGAGCAGGCGCTGGCGGACCTGAACTCTGTGGAGAGGTCCCTTTCTGATCTCTTCAGGAGATACGAAAACCTGAAAGGCGTGCTAGAAGGATTCAAGAAG AATGAAGAAGCCTTGAAAAAGTGTGCTCAGGACTACTTAGCCAGAGTCAAGCAGGAAGAGCAGCGATACCAGGCCCTGAAGGTTCACGCAGAGGAAAAGCTGGACAG AGCCAACGAGGAGATTGCTCAGGTTCGTTCCAAGGCGAAGGCTGAGAGTGCCGCTCTCCATGCCGGACTCCGGAAGGAGCAGATGAAGGTGGAGTCCTTGGAGAGGGCCCTTCAGCAGAAG AATCAAGAGATTGAGGAGCTGACAAAAATCTGTGACGAGTTGATCGCAAAGCTGGGAAAGACCGACTGA
- the Tacc1 gene encoding transforming acidic coiled-coil-containing protein 1 isoform X7, whose amino-acid sequence MGGSHSQDRGPGLAWETPPTAVDVASGCKVKKYETQPLDLDACSQDEGAVISKISEIPNRDGHATDEEKLASTSCAQKSAGAGVQGIEKETCQKMEKEELAVHGLLESSSEKAPVSVACGGESPLDGICLSEADKSAVLTLIREEIITKEIEANEWKKKYEETREEVLEMRKIVAEYEKTIAQMIEDEQRTSMSSQKSFQQLTMEKEQALADLNSVERSLSDLFRRYENLKGVLEGFKKNEEALKKCAQDYLARVKQEEQRYQALKVHAEEKLDRANEEIAQVRSKAKAESAALHAGLRKEQMKVESLERALQQKNQEIEELTKICDELIAKLGKTD is encoded by the exons GAGCGGCTGCAAAGTGAAGAAATACGAAACTCAGCCTCTCGATTTGGATGCGTGTTCTCAG GATGAAGGAGCCGTGATCTCGAAGATCTCAGAGATTCCTAACAGGGACGGCCACGCGACTGATGAGGAGAAACTGGCCTCCACGTCGTGTGCTCAGAAGTCAGCAGGGGCTGGGGTCCAAG GCATAGAAAAGGAGACATgccagaagatggagaaagaggaactggCGGTGCAT GGACTGCTGGAGTCCTCTTCAGAAAAGGCCCCCGTGTCTGTGGCCTGTGGGGGTGAGAGCCCCCTGGATGGGATCTGCCTCAGCGAAGCAGACAAGAGTGCCGTGCTCACGTTGATCAGAGAAGAG ATAATCACTAAAGAGATCgaagcaaatgaatggaagaaGAAATACGAAGAGACCCGAGAAGAAGTTCTGGAGATGAG gAAAATTGTGGCAGAATATGAAAAGACCATTGCCCAAATGATTG AGGACGAGCAGAGGACAAGCATGAGTTCTCAGAAGAGTTTCCAGCAGCTGACCATGGAGAAGGAGCAGGCGCTGGCGGACCTGAACTCTGTGGAGAGGTCCCTTTCTGATCTCTTCAGGAGATACGAAAACCTGAAAGGCGTGCTAGAAGGATTCAAGAAG AATGAAGAAGCCTTGAAAAAGTGTGCTCAGGACTACTTAGCCAGAGTCAAGCAGGAAGAGCAGCGATACCAGGCCCTGAAGGTTCACGCAGAGGAAAAGCTGGACAG AGCCAACGAGGAGATTGCTCAGGTTCGTTCCAAGGCGAAGGCTGAGAGTGCCGCTCTCCATGCCGGACTCCGGAAGGAGCAGATGAAGGTGGAGTCCTTGGAGAGGGCCCTTCAGCAGAAG AATCAAGAGATTGAGGAGCTGACAAAAATCTGTGACGAGTTGATCGCAAAGCTGGGAAAGACCGACTGA
- the Tacc1 gene encoding transforming acidic coiled-coil-containing protein 1 isoform X4, translating to MSQSREADEQLVAEVIEKCSPDTCSRSSENEMPRATVDSHPVKDVRGKAEHDVSKISVVRPFSIETRNCTDDPVALETAATHGCVPVLPGMALPSTTPEATQDEPVMDRGMGVTLEAFTEASLKTGGPCPEPVASRSKLRKPKPVSLRKKMASEPEMLMEGSPLPKASSPWLPDGLDQNANPSVLRGPGAQRSPLNLKETAGVLSNDTSDSGVELQDGSRDSPLTLEDDFTEDGENVKTRSTLPKQSGRKPSNKLAPSIRKDGVSKPVGVEQPADPTVQDASLAQMSPKLDPSKRGHPNFNSFGSGPILQNSPPLSSKGSHHFDPNNINIDDSVDPCKPTPALTSGVFCPVTGNHVNEILDSPKKAKSRLITTTEQVKFLCFLLSGCKVKKYETQPLDLDACSQDEGAVISKISEIPNRDGHATDEEKLASTSCAQKSAGAGVQGIEKETCQKMEKEELAVHGLLESSSEKAPVSVACGGESPLDGICLSEADKSAVLTLIREEIITKEIEANEWKKKYEETREEVLEMRKIVAEYEKTIAQMIEDEQRTSMSSQKSFQQLTMEKEQALADLNSVERSLSDLFRRYENLKGVLEGFKKNEEALKKCAQDYLARVKQEEQRYQALKVHAEEKLDRANEEIAQVRSKAKAESAALHAGLRKEQMKVESLERALQQKNQEIEELTKICDELIAKLGKTD from the exons TCAATAGAAACCAGGAATTGCACAGATGACCCTGTGGCTCTTGAGACAGCAGCAACCCATGGCTGTGTCCCTGTGCTCCCAGGCATGGCCTTGCCTTCCACCACACCGGAAGCCACTCAGGATGAGCCAGTGATGGACAGAGGCATGGGGGTTACATTGGAGGCTTTTACAGAAGCCAGTCTGAAGACTGGAGGCCCCTGTCCAGAGCCCGTGGCCAGCAGAAGCAAGCTAAGAAAGCCCAAACCTGTCTCCCTGAGGAAGAAGATGGCCTCTGAACCGGAAATGTTGATGGAGGGTTCACCCCTCCCTAAGGCTTCCTCCCCATGGCTTCCTGATGGCTTGGATCAGAACGCGAATCCTAGTGTGCTGAGAGGCCCGGGGGCCCAGAGATCTCCCCTTAACCTTAAAGAAACAGCTGGTGTTCTCAGTAATGACACCAGTGACTCTGGGGTCGAGCTGCAAGATGGGTCCAGGGACTCACCTCTCACACTTGAGGATGATTTTACAGAAGATGGGGAGAATGTCAAGACCAGGAGCACCCTTCCGAAGCAATCTGGCAGGAAACCCAGTAACAAGCTGGCACCCAGTATACGAAAAGATGGCGTCAGTAAGCCAGTAGGTGTTGAGCAACCTGCAGACCCAACAGTTCAAGATGCCTCTCTCGCCCAGATGTCTCCTAAACTAGATCCAAGTAAACGGGGTCATCCTAACTTTAATTCCTTCGGGAGCGGCCCCATTCTGCAGaactccccacccctctcctccaAAGGCTCCCACCACTTTGACCCAAATAACATTAACATTGATGACTCCGTGGATCCCTGCAAGCCAACCCCAGCTTTGACAAGCGGCGTCTTTTGTCCCGTCACTGGTAATCATGTTAATGAAATCTTAGACTCACCCAAGAAGGCAAAGTCGCGTTTAATAAC GACCACTGAGCAAGTGaaatttctctgttttctgtt GAGCGGCTGCAAAGTGAAGAAATACGAAACTCAGCCTCTCGATTTGGATGCGTGTTCTCAG GATGAAGGAGCCGTGATCTCGAAGATCTCAGAGATTCCTAACAGGGACGGCCACGCGACTGATGAGGAGAAACTGGCCTCCACGTCGTGTGCTCAGAAGTCAGCAGGGGCTGGGGTCCAAG GCATAGAAAAGGAGACATgccagaagatggagaaagaggaactggCGGTGCAT GGACTGCTGGAGTCCTCTTCAGAAAAGGCCCCCGTGTCTGTGGCCTGTGGGGGTGAGAGCCCCCTGGATGGGATCTGCCTCAGCGAAGCAGACAAGAGTGCCGTGCTCACGTTGATCAGAGAAGAG ATAATCACTAAAGAGATCgaagcaaatgaatggaagaaGAAATACGAAGAGACCCGAGAAGAAGTTCTGGAGATGAG gAAAATTGTGGCAGAATATGAAAAGACCATTGCCCAAATGATTG AGGACGAGCAGAGGACAAGCATGAGTTCTCAGAAGAGTTTCCAGCAGCTGACCATGGAGAAGGAGCAGGCGCTGGCGGACCTGAACTCTGTGGAGAGGTCCCTTTCTGATCTCTTCAGGAGATACGAAAACCTGAAAGGCGTGCTAGAAGGATTCAAGAAG AATGAAGAAGCCTTGAAAAAGTGTGCTCAGGACTACTTAGCCAGAGTCAAGCAGGAAGAGCAGCGATACCAGGCCCTGAAGGTTCACGCAGAGGAAAAGCTGGACAG AGCCAACGAGGAGATTGCTCAGGTTCGTTCCAAGGCGAAGGCTGAGAGTGCCGCTCTCCATGCCGGACTCCGGAAGGAGCAGATGAAGGTGGAGTCCTTGGAGAGGGCCCTTCAGCAGAAG AATCAAGAGATTGAGGAGCTGACAAAAATCTGTGACGAGTTGATCGCAAAGCTGGGAAAGACCGACTGA